From a region of the Haematobia irritans isolate KBUSLIRL chromosome 4, ASM5000362v1, whole genome shotgun sequence genome:
- the LOC142235963 gene encoding uncharacterized protein LOC142235963: protein MRTKSSSVFMLTSQMDFDVFVFVETWLNGDFYDGEFFNTDIYNVFRKDRDSFKTGLSRGGGVLIAVNRNLKPMLVQLPNSDSLLDQLCVRITGSAGFLFIFASYIPPNSKVDLYNAHVQNIIELCPQNDVDACIILGDFNLNNLIWSNSNFCNYLYANNVNKEYEINFIDALSGLDLVQINSYANDLNSSPGLHHVTLSIKLEFYYFPKANDVTDKLDFNHCNFDLLNELISRISWIDLFYGKSLQDCFNIFVQHINSICFANIPRLRPKYVLSFERRICDNPKSFWNYINSKKSSSDYPSVMFLGDKRAVTPKDQVDLFADYFFSNFQCINDGIDESVLNSVNHIIDWGHLAICESDVISGLSDLSENTKPDNDGLCSLLLKKCSTMQQYIVVVVKCSEQTGLLEEK from the exons ATGAGAACAAAATCATCTAGTGTATTTATGCTAACTTCTCAGATGGATTTCGACGTTTTTGTGTTTGTTGAGACCTGGCTAAATGGAGACTTCTATGATGGCGAATTTTTTAATACGGATATATATAATGTCTTTCGAAAAGATCGTGATTCTTTTAAAACTGGACTTTCCCGTGGGGGAGGTGTATTAATAGCTGTTAACAGAAATTTAAAGCCTATGTTAGTACAACTGCCCAATAGTGACTCACTCTTGGACCAACTGTGTGTTCGGATTACTGGTAGTGCTGGTTTCTTGTTCATATTTGCATCATATATTCCACCCAATAGTAAGGTTGATCTTTACAATGCCCATgtacaaaatattattgaattATGTCCGCAAAATGATGTTGATGCATGTATTATTCTAggcgattttaatttaaataatttaatttggtcGAATAGCAATTTTTGTAACTACTTGTATGCAAATAATGTCAACAAAGAAtatgaaatcaattttattgATGCGCTTTCGGGTttggatttagttcaaattaatTCATATGCAAATGATTTGAATAG TTCTCCAGGATTGCATCATGTGACATTAAGCAttaaattagaattttattattttcctaAAGCTAATGATGTTACTGATAAGTTGGATTTTAATCACTGTAATTTCGATTTACTTAATGAGCTCATTTCTCGTATTAGTTGGATTGATTTATTTTATGGTAAATCTCTTCAAGATTGCTTTAATATTTTCGTTCAGCATATAAATAGTATTTGTTTTGCGAATATTCCACGCTTAAGGCCCAAG TATGTGCTTAGCTTTGAAAGAAGAATATGTGATAATCCTAAGTCTTTTTGGAATTACATTAATTCTAAGAAAAGTTCTAGTGATTACCCTTCTGTAATGTTTCTTGGTGATAAGAGAGCTGTGACTCCCAAAGACCAAGTAGATTTGTTTGCTGACtattttttctccaattttcaGTGTATTAATGATGGAATTGATGAGAGTGTTTTAAATAGTGTAAACCATATTATCGATTGGGGTCATTTAGCTATATGTGAGAGCGATGTAATATCTGGTTTGTCTGATCTTTCTGAGAATACTAAGCCCGATAATGATGGCCTTTGTAGCCTACTGCTAAAGAAATGTA GTACAatgcaacaatatattgttgtgGTAGTTAAATGTTCTGAACAAACTGGATTATTGGAggaaaaataa